DNA from Salinispora arenicola:
CTTCACGCGAGCCCCGACCGGAGAATGCGCCGGTGGCGGGGCAGGCGCCCCGCCACCGGGAATTGCCGAGTGGGTCAGGAGGTCGCGCCCAGCGACGTGGCGAAGTCCGGGTTGGCCTTAAGCCACTCCTCGACGGCCTTCTCCTCGTTGTCGGCGTGCACGTTGAACATCAGATCCTCGAGCGATCCGAGCTGATCGTCACTCATCGTGAACTTCTTCAGCATCTCTGTGGCTTCGGGGAAGTCCGCGCTGAAGCCCTTGCGGGCCAGCGTGGTGATCTCCTCAGCCTGGCCGAGCGTACCCTTCGGGTCCGTCAGGTCCTTCAGCTGGTATTTCGCGTAGGCCCAGTGGGGATGCCACAGGGTCACCACGATCGGCTTCTCGTCCTTGATCGCACCGTCCAGCGCGGCCAGCATGGCCGGGGTCGACGATGTCTTCAGGTCCAGCTTGCCGGTCATGCCGTACTCGGGGATGACCTTGTCCTGGGTGGCGGCCGTCAGCCCAGCCCCGGGCTCGATGCCGATGATCTCACCATCGAAGGTGTCGGCATTGCCGGCCAGGTCCGCCAGCGAGTCGACGCCGGTCACGTACTGCGGCACGGCGATGCTCAGACTGGCGTTGTCGTACCAGACGCCGATCTTCTCCAGGTCATCGCTGTAGCGCTCCCAGTACGAGGCGTGGGTCTGCGGCAGCCAGCCGTCGAGGAACAGGTCGATGTCCCCGGCCGCCAGCCCTTGGTAGACGACGCCCGCTTCGACGTTCTTCAGGTCGACCTCGAAGCC
Protein-coding regions in this window:
- a CDS encoding glycine betaine ABC transporter substrate-binding protein, which encodes MWSSRALRRVALTATAALALTGLAACGGDDDSGDKGDAAVEKKITIGYMAWDEAVAASYLWSDLLQKQGFEVDLKNVEAGVVYQGLAAGDIDLFLDGWLPQTHASYWERYSDDLEKIGVWYDNASLSIAVPQYVTGVDSLADLAGNADTFDGEIIGIEPGAGLTAATQDKVIPEYGMTGKLDLKTSSTPAMLAALDGAIKDEKPIVVTLWHPHWAYAKYQLKDLTDPKGTLGQAEEITTLARKGFSADFPEATEMLKKFTMSDDQLGSLEDLMFNVHADNEEKAVEEWLKANPDFATSLGATS